The Seleniivibrio woodruffii genome window below encodes:
- the scpA gene encoding methylmalonyl-CoA mutase codes for MSVRKSLEDWEKLAKKEIKSETLDRLTWKTAEGIDVKPLYTKDDFDRLENADTLPGMAPFVRGPMATMYAGKPWTVRQYAGFSTAEESNAFYKKNLAAGQQGLSVAFDLATHRGYDSDHPRVVGDVGKAGVAIDSVEDMKILFDSIPLGDVSVSMTMNGAVLPIMSMYIVAAEEQGVTQDRLAGTIQNDILKEFMVRNTYIYPPAPSMRIIADIIEYTSKYMPKFNSISISGYHIQEAGANNVLELAYTLADGLEYIKAALSKGLDIDAFAPRLSFFFGIGMNFFMEIAKLRAARFLWSEIVSQFSPQNQKSLALRTHCQTSGWSLTEQDPYNNVIRTTIEAMAAVLGGTQSLHTNALDEAIALPTVQSARIARNTQLVIQEETGITKVIDPLGGSYYIESLTQQLIDKAKVELAEIEKLGGMTKAIESGLPKLKIEESAAKKQAAIDSGKDVIVGVNKYKLAQEDPIDVLDIDNTAVRESQIKRLNRIKAERDNAACQAALDAITAACDDPKANLLEFCVKAARLRATVGEISDAMEKKFGRHKADIKLVSGAYGSMFETDETFAGIKKDIDDFEKKTGRRPRILIAKMGQDGHDRGAKVVASAYADCGFDVDVGPLFQTPEEAAKMAVENDVHVVGVSSLAAGHKTLVPQLAAELKKLGAEDIIIVCGGVIPRQDYDELYAAGASCIFGPGTPITKSVRETLEAVKKAVGA; via the coding sequence ATGTCTGTACGCAAGTCCCTTGAGGACTGGGAAAAGCTGGCGAAGAAAGAGATCAAGTCGGAAACCCTTGACCGTCTGACATGGAAAACGGCGGAAGGTATCGACGTTAAACCTCTTTACACTAAAGACGATTTTGACAGGCTGGAGAATGCGGACACGCTTCCCGGCATGGCTCCCTTTGTTCGTGGCCCCATGGCGACAATGTATGCGGGCAAGCCCTGGACAGTGCGCCAGTATGCGGGCTTTTCAACGGCAGAGGAATCCAACGCATTTTATAAAAAGAACCTCGCCGCAGGACAGCAGGGTCTGTCCGTGGCTTTCGACCTTGCAACCCACAGAGGCTACGACTCTGACCACCCCAGAGTGGTCGGCGACGTGGGTAAGGCAGGCGTTGCGATAGATTCAGTTGAGGATATGAAGATCCTGTTCGACAGCATACCGCTGGGCGACGTATCGGTGTCCATGACCATGAACGGTGCGGTTCTGCCCATCATGTCCATGTACATCGTGGCGGCGGAGGAGCAGGGCGTGACTCAGGACAGGCTGGCTGGAACCATCCAGAACGACATCCTGAAAGAGTTCATGGTGCGCAACACCTACATCTATCCTCCCGCACCCTCAATGAGAATAATTGCGGATATCATTGAATATACAAGCAAATATATGCCCAAGTTCAACTCGATATCAATTTCCGGCTACCACATTCAGGAGGCCGGAGCCAACAACGTTCTCGAACTGGCATACACACTGGCCGACGGTCTGGAATACATCAAGGCGGCTCTCTCAAAAGGGCTTGATATTGATGCCTTCGCTCCCCGTCTGTCGTTCTTCTTCGGCATCGGCATGAACTTTTTCATGGAGATTGCCAAGCTGAGAGCGGCAAGATTCCTCTGGAGCGAGATCGTTTCACAGTTCAGTCCCCAAAACCAGAAATCCCTTGCTCTGCGTACCCACTGCCAGACATCCGGCTGGTCGCTCACGGAGCAGGATCCATACAATAACGTTATCAGAACCACCATCGAAGCTATGGCGGCTGTTCTGGGCGGAACCCAGTCATTGCACACAAACGCTCTGGATGAGGCTATAGCCCTTCCCACTGTGCAGTCTGCAAGGATCGCCAGAAACACTCAGCTTGTCATTCAGGAAGAGACGGGCATAACCAAGGTTATCGACCCCCTCGGCGGTTCATATTACATCGAATCGCTCACCCAGCAGCTCATCGACAAGGCCAAGGTTGAACTGGCAGAGATAGAGAAACTGGGCGGAATGACCAAGGCAATCGAAAGCGGTCTGCCCAAGCTTAAGATCGAGGAGTCTGCGGCCAAAAAGCAGGCGGCCATCGACAGCGGAAAAGACGTTATCGTGGGTGTGAATAAGTACAAACTTGCACAGGAAGACCCGATAGACGTTCTGGACATTGACAACACCGCAGTGCGTGAGTCCCAGATAAAGCGTCTGAACAGGATAAAGGCTGAAAGAGACAATGCCGCCTGTCAGGCAGCTCTTGATGCCATCACCGCCGCATGCGATGATCCCAAGGCGAACCTTCTTGAGTTCTGCGTTAAGGCCGCGAGACTGCGTGCCACAGTCGGGGAAATATCCGACGCCATGGAGAAGAAATTCGGCAGACACAAGGCAGACATAAAACTTGTGTCGGGAGCATACGGCTCTATGTTTGAAACAGACGAAACCTTTGCCGGTATAAAGAAAGACATTGATGATTTCGAAAAGAAAACTGGCCGCCGTCCACGTATTCTCATTGCAAAAATGGGACAGGACGGACATGACAGAGGGGCGAAAGTGGTTGCCTCAGCCTATGCAGACTGCGGGTTCGACGTTGACGTCGGACCCCTTTTCCAAACCCCTGAGGAAGCAGCCAAAATGGCTGTTGAGAACGACGTTCACGTTGTGGGCGTGTCCTCCCTTGCGGCAGGTCACAAAACCCTTGTTCCCCAGCTTGCGGCAGAGCTTAAAAAGCTCGGTGCAGAAGACATCATCATCGTCTGCGGCGGCGTAATCCCCAGACAGGACTACGATGAGCTGTATGCGGCGGGAGCATCCTGCATCTTCGGCCCCGGAACTCCCATAACCAAGTCTGTCAGAGAGACTCTGGAAGCGGTTAAAAAGGCTGTCGGAGCTTAG
- the meaB gene encoding methylmalonyl Co-A mutase-associated GTPase MeaB: protein MSEVETLACGILERKLRPLAKGITLIESKNPEHNQAANQLLEKILPHTGNSVRIGISGVPGVGKSTFIEAFGKHLTSQGHRVAVLAVDPTSQITGGSILGDKTRMEELARDENAFIRPSPAGATLGGVARKTRETMLLCEAAGYDVILIETVGVGQSEITVASMVDFFMLLQLANAGDELQGIKKGVMEIADAIIINKAEGSNRLRAEVAAQQYVNALHILRPKSPNWQVPVKLCSAMYKEGISEIWEMVCDYRQKLTNSGEFDEKRRKQSVDWFWTLLMDDLKDMFLSNRNVESMFESVREAVEKGVLPPAAASKRLLELFKRH from the coding sequence TTGAGTGAGGTTGAAACGCTTGCCTGCGGAATACTTGAACGTAAACTGCGCCCTCTGGCAAAGGGTATCACCCTTATAGAGAGCAAGAATCCGGAGCATAATCAGGCGGCTAATCAGCTTCTTGAAAAGATACTGCCCCATACCGGAAATTCCGTGAGAATCGGGATTTCCGGTGTACCGGGCGTCGGCAAGAGCACCTTTATCGAGGCATTCGGCAAACATCTTACATCTCAGGGTCACAGAGTGGCCGTTCTTGCGGTTGATCCCACATCACAGATTACGGGCGGTTCCATTCTGGGCGATAAGACCCGTATGGAGGAACTGGCCAGAGACGAGAACGCATTCATACGTCCCTCTCCGGCTGGAGCGACCCTTGGCGGCGTTGCACGGAAAACAAGGGAGACGATGCTTCTGTGCGAAGCGGCTGGCTATGATGTGATACTCATTGAAACGGTGGGTGTGGGCCAGTCGGAGATAACAGTTGCGTCGATGGTTGATTTCTTTATGCTCCTTCAGCTTGCAAATGCAGGCGACGAGCTTCAGGGGATCAAAAAGGGCGTGATGGAGATTGCCGACGCAATAATCATTAACAAGGCCGAAGGTTCAAACCGTCTGCGTGCGGAGGTTGCCGCACAGCAGTACGTTAACGCTCTCCATATTCTTCGCCCGAAAAGCCCCAACTGGCAGGTTCCCGTTAAGCTGTGCAGTGCAATGTATAAAGAGGGGATCTCTGAAATATGGGAGATGGTCTGCGATTACAGGCAAAAGCTCACAAATAGTGGAGAGTTTGACGAAAAGCGCAGAAAGCAGTCGGTGGACTGGTTCTGGACACTGCTCATGGACGACCTGAAAGATATGTTTCTTTCAAACAGGAATGTTGAGAGCATGTTCGAAAGCGTCCGTGAGGCGGTTGAGAAGGGGGTGCTTCCTCCGGCGGCGGCTTCTAAACGTTTGCTGGAATTATTTAAACGCCACTAA
- a CDS encoding response regulator transcription factor: MRLLLIEDDTDLAENVLDFFELNGCTADYCSSGEAALELLHDNHYDAIILDINLPGIDGFETCSLIRHKLRLNTPILMLTARTMLDDKLTGFESGTDDYLAKPFELAELRMRLSALVRRSKQGMADLFCIEDLCVDVEKGTVTRGGTRIDLPPICYAILMKLVEQYPGYATKEEIEYAVWKDQPPLTDSLKVHFYTLRQLVDKPFSRQLIHSVRGRGYLISAEENLLEV, from the coding sequence ATGAGATTATTATTAATTGAAGATGACACAGACTTAGCGGAAAACGTTTTGGATTTTTTTGAACTGAACGGCTGTACGGCTGACTATTGCTCATCGGGCGAAGCGGCTTTGGAGCTGCTTCACGACAATCATTACGACGCAATAATTCTCGACATCAATCTGCCCGGGATTGACGGTTTCGAGACATGCAGTCTGATAAGGCACAAACTGCGCCTTAACACCCCCATCCTGATGCTGACCGCCAGAACAATGCTTGACGACAAGCTGACCGGATTCGAGTCCGGTACTGACGACTATCTTGCAAAGCCTTTCGAGCTTGCGGAACTGAGGATGCGCCTGAGTGCGCTGGTTCGCCGCTCCAAACAGGGAATGGCCGACCTGTTCTGCATCGAGGATCTCTGTGTGGACGTTGAAAAGGGCACTGTTACAAGAGGCGGAACGAGAATAGATCTGCCGCCCATCTGCTACGCCATTCTGATGAAACTGGTGGAGCAGTATCCCGGATACGCCACGAAAGAGGAGATAGAATACGCCGTATGGAAGGATCAGCCCCCGCTGACGGATTCCCTTAAAGTCCATTTTTATACGCTCAGACAGCTTGTTGACAAGCCTTTCAGCCGACAGCTCATTCACAGCGTAAGGGGCAGGGGATACCTTATTTCGGCGGAGGAAAACCTCCTTGAAGTATAG
- a CDS encoding sensor histidine kinase, with amino-acid sequence MKYRSSLRRRIILVFIGYSLLLSSLTVIAVIVATRISETRSMENRLKVEAEYYLSAYLASFAAPTSNAFNALTATSPYITHYYGEDLLPHWVAKKLPALKPGTYFTDNDKQRYCILIKKLPDGDKFYLLYNVTRQHMNDDSLVSLQRTILLTLLPILIFGVTLGLITAHKVIGPVIRLGKIIRERNPKEKLPDDFDSKFNDDEIGLLAATLKSALNSMQESVERETSFARDASHELRTPVTTIKNSLELLEIKRPDFDDDTKKILGRLNRATANMEHLIKSFLWLSRHRNLDKFERRDIRVADVVQEIIQENAYLIDNKPVEVVVHDAYEIHINVEPQLIKILIANLIRNSFTYTKSGTVDIYLSSHCIQVHDSGTGIKGETLLQLKNSNAKNHAEGFGFGLAIVRRLCVSLGWDFYLSSEPNVGTQARICYEQPKNACTECKGLFMNNMAD; translated from the coding sequence TTGAAGTATAGATCCAGTCTTCGGCGAAGGATAATTCTGGTTTTCATCGGATACAGTCTGCTGCTCAGCTCCCTTACGGTAATTGCGGTTATAGTTGCAACCAGAATCAGCGAGACAAGATCCATGGAGAACAGACTGAAGGTTGAGGCGGAGTATTATCTCAGCGCATATCTGGCCTCCTTTGCGGCGCCTACATCCAACGCATTCAACGCTCTTACCGCAACATCTCCGTATATCACACACTATTACGGCGAAGACCTGCTTCCCCATTGGGTTGCAAAGAAACTGCCGGCGCTTAAACCGGGGACATACTTTACAGATAACGATAAGCAGAGATACTGCATTCTTATAAAAAAACTGCCGGACGGCGACAAGTTCTACCTGCTGTATAATGTTACAAGGCAGCATATGAACGATGACTCCCTCGTTTCGCTCCAGAGGACAATTCTGCTTACCCTGCTGCCCATACTTATTTTCGGGGTGACTTTGGGGCTGATAACGGCACATAAGGTCATAGGTCCCGTGATACGTCTGGGCAAGATAATCAGGGAGCGCAACCCCAAGGAGAAACTGCCGGACGACTTTGACAGCAAGTTCAACGATGATGAGATCGGACTTCTGGCCGCAACTCTCAAAAGTGCCCTGAACAGCATGCAGGAGTCTGTTGAGAGGGAAACCTCCTTCGCAAGGGATGCATCCCATGAGCTGAGAACCCCTGTAACCACCATAAAGAACTCTCTGGAGCTTCTTGAAATAAAAAGACCGGATTTCGATGATGACACCAAAAAGATTCTGGGCAGGCTGAACCGTGCTACGGCAAACATGGAACACCTTATCAAATCGTTCCTCTGGCTCTCCCGCCACAGAAATCTGGATAAGTTCGAGCGCAGGGATATCAGGGTTGCGGACGTTGTTCAGGAGATAATTCAGGAGAACGCCTACCTGATAGACAACAAACCTGTGGAGGTTGTGGTTCATGATGCGTATGAAATACATATTAATGTTGAACCGCAGCTCATTAAGATTCTGATAGCGAATCTTATAAGAAACTCGTTTACATATACAAAATCGGGAACTGTTGATATATATTTGAGCTCACACTGCATTCAGGTGCATGACTCCGGAACGGGCATTAAAGGCGAAACCCTGCTTCAGCTGAAAAACAGCAATGCAAAAAACCATGCGGAAGGGTTCGGCTTCGGGCTTGCCATCGTGCGCAGGCTTTGTGTCAGTCTCGGCTGGGATTTCTATCTCAGTTCGGAACCGAATGTGGGCACTCAGGCCAGAATATGCTACGAACAGCCGAAGAATGCGTGCACTGAGTGCAAAGGCCTGTTTATGAACAACATGGCGGATTAG
- a CDS encoding molybdopterin-dependent oxidoreductase yields MKDNISRRELMRMAAMVSLYSAFSADDALAGHHEETISHGTHFGPVNATVKNGKLVSTTPHPAISMDTDMMRSLADYVNSPNRIKTPCVRKSFLEGRRQNELRGVEDFVSVSWQTALDLAAEKLLEAKQKWGNESIFRTSFAGWSQAGAINRPNTLQGRFLGLFGGFTDTISDYSAGASSQLMPYILGSAEIYSKQTSYEMIAANTKTIVLWGMDPLKSFLIDVGVPDFSRIKWFQRFKRLGIKFICIDPVYNDTAKELGAEWIPVRPGTDTAMILGMCHYLYTTGKYSKSFIDKYTVGFSMFLDYLLGKEDGIPKNLAWAEKICGVSVKRLVELTETLRSDKTLIGSLYGPQRIEHGEQYHWSLVTLASMLGNIGKPGSGINFGGGLLGVAGKLPRRLSQGRNPARTIIPASRMGEMLMNPGRTIDFNGTKITYPDVKLIYNMGANSMTHHQDINTLIAGLRKVDTMITHEIVWTPWAKFSDIVFPSTTSFERNDIGFSFVSNVTYLWALRQVVKPMYESKDDYWILAQIAKRLGFEKKFTMGKSVMEWVKWSYEGTGNNLPFDKFWKVGHIKLTQKPEDKKYVRFEDFIKNPNTNPLFTPSGKIEIHCEKISSYGYSDCLGHPTWYEPQEWLGGKMAKKHRFHLISIHPKYRLHSQMDNLPLGKKYKVNGREPVVINPADAKMLGISDGDNVEVYNDRGAIICGAVLSKRVMRNVVRVDEGAWYAPEKPGVPGTRCISGNPNVLTSDKPTSRLAQACSAHSCLVSLRKLTEKVKDNTAYDNPVVVNSKL; encoded by the coding sequence ATGAAGGATAACATTTCCAGAAGAGAACTGATGAGAATGGCGGCGATGGTATCGCTGTATTCCGCCTTTTCTGCCGATGATGCTCTTGCAGGTCACCACGAAGAGACAATTTCACACGGAACACATTTCGGTCCGGTGAATGCTACCGTTAAGAACGGAAAGCTGGTGTCGACAACTCCCCATCCTGCCATATCCATGGATACGGACATGATGCGCAGTCTGGCGGATTATGTCAATTCGCCAAACAGAATAAAGACTCCCTGCGTAAGGAAGAGCTTTCTGGAGGGCAGAAGACAGAACGAGCTGAGAGGAGTTGAGGATTTTGTCTCCGTAAGCTGGCAGACCGCTCTGGATCTTGCTGCGGAAAAGCTTCTGGAAGCCAAGCAGAAATGGGGTAACGAATCCATCTTCCGCACATCCTTTGCGGGATGGTCACAGGCGGGAGCCATAAACAGACCGAACACTCTTCAGGGACGTTTTCTGGGGCTGTTCGGAGGGTTCACCGATACCATCAGCGACTATTCGGCAGGTGCCTCAAGTCAGCTTATGCCGTATATTCTGGGCAGTGCCGAGATATACAGCAAGCAGACCTCATACGAAATGATCGCCGCAAATACTAAAACCATCGTCCTGTGGGGGATGGATCCGCTCAAATCTTTTCTGATAGATGTGGGCGTGCCCGATTTCTCCAGAATAAAATGGTTCCAGCGCTTCAAGCGTCTTGGAATAAAATTCATATGCATTGATCCCGTATACAACGATACGGCTAAAGAACTGGGGGCAGAGTGGATACCTGTGCGCCCCGGAACAGACACCGCCATGATACTGGGCATGTGTCACTACCTTTATACAACCGGAAAATACAGCAAATCATTTATAGATAAATATACCGTGGGATTCAGCATGTTTCTCGACTACCTTCTGGGAAAAGAGGACGGGATCCCTAAAAACCTCGCATGGGCTGAGAAGATATGCGGAGTCTCCGTTAAGCGTCTTGTGGAGCTGACAGAGACCCTGAGAAGCGACAAGACACTGATAGGAAGTTTGTACGGTCCCCAGAGAATAGAGCACGGCGAGCAGTACCACTGGAGCCTTGTGACACTTGCCAGCATGCTTGGAAACATAGGCAAGCCCGGATCGGGGATAAACTTCGGCGGCGGCCTTCTGGGTGTGGCGGGAAAACTTCCCCGCAGACTCTCTCAGGGCAGAAACCCCGCCAGAACCATCATTCCGGCATCACGCATGGGCGAAATGCTGATGAACCCCGGCAGAACGATCGATTTCAACGGAACTAAGATAACCTATCCCGACGTAAAGCTGATATACAACATGGGTGCAAACTCAATGACCCATCATCAGGACATAAACACCCTGATCGCAGGACTGCGTAAAGTGGATACCATGATAACCCATGAGATAGTCTGGACTCCGTGGGCAAAGTTTTCCGATATAGTTTTCCCGTCCACAACCTCTTTCGAAAGAAATGACATCGGGTTCAGCTTCGTCAGCAACGTTACATATTTATGGGCTCTCAGGCAGGTTGTCAAACCCATGTACGAGTCAAAAGACGACTACTGGATACTTGCCCAGATTGCAAAACGCCTCGGGTTCGAAAAGAAGTTCACCATGGGCAAGTCTGTGATGGAATGGGTTAAATGGAGCTATGAGGGCACAGGGAACAATCTACCCTTCGATAAATTCTGGAAAGTCGGTCACATAAAACTTACTCAGAAGCCGGAAGATAAAAAATATGTCAGGTTTGAGGATTTTATAAAAAATCCCAATACGAACCCGCTGTTCACCCCGTCGGGGAAAATTGAGATACACTGCGAAAAGATATCCAGCTACGGCTACAGCGACTGTCTGGGACACCCCACATGGTACGAACCGCAGGAGTGGCTGGGCGGAAAGATGGCCAAAAAGCACAGGTTCCATCTTATCTCGATACATCCGAAATACAGGCTTCACTCCCAGATGGACAACCTCCCTCTGGGCAAAAAATACAAGGTCAACGGCCGTGAACCTGTTGTGATAAACCCTGCCGATGCAAAAATGCTGGGTATAAGCGACGGAGACAACGTTGAGGTTTACAACGACAGAGGCGCAATAATCTGCGGTGCGGTTCTGAGCAAAAGGGTGATGAGGAATGTTGTCCGTGTGGACGAAGGGGCGTGGTATGCTCCCGAAAAACCCGGAGTGCCCGGTACAAGATGCATAAGCGGAAACCCGAACGTGCTGACATCCGACAAGCCCACATCACGTCTGGCACAGGCGTGCTCAGCCCACAGCTGTCTGGTGTCGCTGAGAAAACTGACCGAAAAAGTGAAAGATAACACTGCGTATGACAATCCTGTTGTTGTGAATAGTAAACTGTAA